One window of Papaver somniferum cultivar HN1 chromosome 9, ASM357369v1, whole genome shotgun sequence genomic DNA carries:
- the LOC113311146 gene encoding uncharacterized protein LOC113311146, producing MDVDDNRPDPVMQRYQQLVKEYPTKIRSLIWRNVGQDSNRHADALAFIASMIEDPKIGHIMIERLMQPSVNREERESKVMMVEEGIWEVDSVYPQSNGKAEATNKTLANTLKKQLDGHHKGWCEQIPNVVWSYRTTRRDATGMSPFCLTYGAEAVLPVEVILPTTRKETWEKVLKFRFDLRKVG from the exons atggatgtagatgaCAATCGGCCAGATCCAGTGATGCAAAGGTATCAGCAACTCGTGAAAGAATATCCAACGAAGATACGAAGCCTTATTTGGAGGAACGTAGGCCAAGATAGTAACAGACATGCGGATGCACTTGCTTTTATAGCTTCAATGATTGAAGATCCAAAAATCGGACACATCATGATTGAACGGTTAATGCAACCCTCAGTAAACAGAGAAGAAAGGGAGTCCAAAGTGATGATGGTCGAAGAAGGAA TCTGGGAAGTCGATTCCGTATACCCACAAAGCAACGGGAAAGCGGAGGCTACTAACAAGACACTAGCAAACACATTGAAAAAACAGTTGGATGGTCATCATAAAGGATGGTGTGAACAGATCCCAAATGTGGTATGGTCCTATAGAACCACCCGGAGAGATGCAACCGGAATGTCACCCTTTTGTTTGACGTATGGAGCTGAGGCGGTGTTGCCTGTCGAAGTCATCCTTCCAACTACGAGGAAGGAAACATGGGAGAAAGTGCTAAAATTCAGATTTGATCTTAGAAAAGTTGGATGA